One window of Pocillopora verrucosa isolate sample1 chromosome 9, ASM3666991v2, whole genome shotgun sequence genomic DNA carries:
- the LOC136283223 gene encoding uncharacterized protein, translating into MFTARNRSSDKETHVVSGTYSCSICQETLVKLIEDATDAKSAVEAPARQLFSSEELQNSSVAGFQCNKDYEARPGLSPSRWSLLESIVLRKGFTAATRSSVRKKLGLVLKKARADKENKARANKENKARANKENKAKAN; encoded by the exons ATGTTCACTGCAAGGAACAGATCCAGCGACAAAGAGACCCATGTTGTTTCAGGGACATATTCTTGCAGTATTTG TCAGGAGACATTGGTCAAGTTAATAGAGGATGCTACCGATGCAAAGTCAGCTGTGGAGGCACCAGCAAGGCAGCTGTTCTCAAGTGAGGAACTGCAGAATTCATCAGTCGCTGGCTTTCAGTGCAATAAAGATTATGAAGCAAGACCAGGCCTGAGTCCATCAAGGTGGAGCCTTTTAGAAA gtATTGTGCTAAGGAAAGGATTCACTGCAGCTACAAGGTCATCTGTGAGAAAGAAACTTGGCCTGGTTCTAAAGAAGGCCAGAGcagataaagaaaacaaggccagagcaaataaagaaaacaaggccagagcaaataaagaaaacaaggccaaagcaaattaa
- the LOC131786177 gene encoding uncharacterized protein isoform X2, whose translation MLSCVCFGEYLTPNIQVAMRWCSALPTLSATTAFVWAFLSKRPTNSTIVDCGCTLPHPYRSHDISVYSNQGSILRFVRKAYLKAERMTAVAMPIIASLTKDLSLQTWLFMDVMLPESIIKFIMEKEDLNYFRASIFFQNSLVSAATSWIVLGSLCQT comes from the exons ATGCTTTCTTGTGTGTGTTTTGGCGAGTATTTAACACCCAACATTCAAGTCGCAATGAGATGGTGCAGTGCCTTACCTACTTTGAGTGCTACCACTGCGTTTGTTTGGGCATTTCTCTCGAAGAGGCCAACGAATTCCACGATAGTGGATTGTGGCTGCACGTTGCCCCACCCATATCGGAGCCACGACAT ATCGGTGTACTCAAACCAAGGTAGCATTCTGCGGTTTGTAAGGAAGGCGTATTTGAAG GCCGAGCGCATGACAGCAGTTGCAATGCCTATCATTGCCTCACTTACGAAAGACCTTTCCCTACAGACCTGGCTCTTTATGGATGTGATGCTACCAGAA AGCATAATCAAGTTCATCATGGAAAAAGAGGATCTCAATTATTTTAGagcttcaattttctttcaaaatagtCTTGTTTCGGCAGCAACTTCATGGATAGTTTTAGGCTCACTTTGCCAAACATAA